The Lepidochelys kempii isolate rLepKem1 chromosome 20, rLepKem1.hap2, whole genome shotgun sequence sequence GTCTTCTACTCTGAGATTGTGAAGTGGAGGTGTGAGTGGGCGGAGCTTGGGGTCCTGTGTTTTTCGCCAACGAACAGAGTAATACTCTGATTCTGGCCCCAGTTACTAGAATCTGAAATGCTTTGCCAGAGTTCTCTGAACCATTCATAGGAAGTGCATGGGTGGAATGAACGTGTCGCTCATCAGATACAGTGGCGTCTGCGTCACGAACGCAGTTCGAATGTAGTTGACCTCCACAGCAATAAACTCCCACAAGGGGATCGGCTTTTCTATTCTGTCTAAATTTTGGTTCTTGCCCACCTGGGCACCTTGGAACTAACATGCAACTGAAGGTGAGAAAGATTTGAATAGTAACTCACGTCCTGGGGCCCTGTCTGCAGTGTGGAGTATTTCATAAGGAGTGGGGAAGGGCCTGAGATGAGCTCAGGTCTCTGgctagaatttttaaatttacCAAGTGCTGACCTAGGATGTGGTTACTGACTGACTCTCTGACCTCACTTCCtagctctgtgcttcagtttccaccTTCTGTAAGGTGGGGGTAACCATACTGGCCCTGGTCCCAGAAGCTTGAGGCTTACCTAAGGTGTGCGAAGTACCCTTGAGGTCCTCCGGTGAAAGAAGCTTTATACATAGGAAGTGATTTTTATGAGAGAGCAAAACTTGACATAGTAAAGCTGCGTGAGCGGATAGGGGGATAGcaatcattttttttcttgaaaaatcagAGTAGTTAAAGGTTAAACCACACGTTGCAAAACAAATAACCGTTTTTTGTAACGTGACTCAATAAGTCTGGTTCGGGCAGGTCTGAGCATGGCGGTTTCAGCGAGGGAAAAACTCCACCGGAGCCTCAGACCCCAAGATGGTGCATTCGTGACGCAGGTGCCACCATATCTGATGAGTGACAGTTTCGTTCCACGCAGGCACTTCCTCTGAATGGTTCAGAGAACTCTGGCAAGGCGTTTGAGTCTCGCAAATGGGGCCGGTATCCGACTATTACTCTGGTAGTTGGCTAAAAACCTAGGAATCCCCCCGCCACCCTCGCGCGCACTTCACAATTTCAGAGAAGTCGACTGCAAAGCAGAATACTACTCTAGCTCCAGTCTAAAagggaacccaggaatcctgacttgCAGTCCCTCGCTGTACCCATCAGACCACACTCTTCCCTGTGGTGCATCTCTCCATCGGCGGTAATGGCACGTTCCAGTTCCTTAGCGGTGCCCTGTTTGCGCCCCCTCGTCTCGGGAACGGGCTTCCCTTTCCTGCTGAGCGTTCGGCAAAGGTCAAAGCGTggcttagtggttagagcaggaggcctgggagtcaggcctcccgagttctgttcctagctccGCTGCTGACTTGCTGCATAACCTCAGGgcctttgggtttttttcagctATGACACGGGGAGGCAGCTTGTCACTAACATGCTTAGTGGGCGTCTGGTCCAAAGTACTGTTAGCTGCCGTGGTGGTACGCTCAGCCCCTCTGCTTCAGAGCACAGGGCTTGTCAGGCGGCGTGTCGAGCGTTGTGATGGTTACCGCTTACCTAGAACTCGTGTAAAAGGCCTTTGAAGGGTTTCAGGGAAGCTCCACGCTCCCTAGAACGTCTTCGTAGGAAAAGGCCTGCTCTTTGCGGAACTGCTCCCTCCTGGGCAGTAGGGGGCCAAAATCATCCTCTGGCGGGACTTAATAAATAGCTTCTGTGGCCACTACACCAGCAGTGCAGGATCTGGGCAGCTTCCAGACTCCTCTGACATCAAACACTTGCGATCTCTTGGCTGAGAGGAACGAGCAGCTAGGGGCCCGTGCCCCACACATATGGGGATAAAAGATTGTGAGCATTGCTGCTAAGAGTGAATGAGTCCCAGAAGGCGTATTACATTCACCTGCAGGATTCACATCCACAAACTCCACCTCTGGCCCatcttcccttctcctcccatgagctgcccccttctcccttcccttttCCTTCCATTGAGCGTATTCCTGCCTGCcgaacccccctccccaaatggaGCTCATGTGACGTTTGCCGCCATCCCATGGATTGCTCTGCTTGGGTTTGTATCCCCCTTTGTGCTGCCTGTGTCGATGAAGTTCTTCTGGGCAAGAaccatcccctgctctgtttgtacaatgcctagcaaaaTGCAGCTCCATCCTTGCCTGCTCCCCGGCACCAGGATTCATCATAATACAGCCAATTGTCTTAAAACAATGCAAAAGTGCTTCCCCGTCCTCAGCACAGACTGCAACAGCTGCTCAGGGGTTGGGGTATCTAGGATGGCTGTCACGATTATATCTGCAAATCTGTCTGCCTCTTGAAGTACTCAGCTAAAAGTTCCATACTAATTCATCAGTGCAACCTGCTGTATGCCCGGCTAGTGTGGCCCAAAACGTTCAATGGCTCTGCTGTGTCTGTCGACCCTCATGGAGCAGAACCGAGTGGCCGAACCGGAGATAACCATCAGCCATCAATGGGAAAATTAGCAGAGGTGAGAGTGTTGCCCTGGACCCATCCCTAAGCACTTCTCTTACCAGTGCTTTCGGAGCCCACAGGCTCTCGGCAGCAATCAGTCACCAGTCAAAAACGGCCGACCGTTCTGCAGTGAGCTGCAACAGGCCTGGCGCGGGTGTGCTGAGAGATGTAACGAAGCATTGGGGATTtccagcagggctccagcagcattTTTAAATATTGCCCTGGCTtccagggtccaatcctgcagacCAGCCACACTTATGCAAGAGGGGCAGGACAGTGTGGCTGGCCAGCTGTTAGAGAACAAAGCATGCACCAGTAAAGGACGGGTCAGAGGAGGCTGGTGTCCTGAATCAGCACTCCACAAGCtcaaaccttcccctcccctttcaaaatcCAGGAGCGTCTGATGCCTTGTTGCTGGGTGAAGACTGCTTGGGAGGAGAGAAACCTTCAACAAAAGGAAGTGAGAGCCACTGGAACGTATTCAGTAACATTGTGTTTGGGATGATGTGAAGGAGCCTGGTTAGATCAGGAGCttggggggcaggactcctgggttctgatcCTGGCTCTGGAAAGGCCGTTCGCCCAATGATTAGAGCCAGGTGAGTGGCCTGGGTTTGAGGTCCTGACTCTTCTTAAATTGCTGCAGTCTTCAGTGAGACATCTTAGCTGTGTTGGACCTGATCTGTAAAGAAGGGATCGAGCTTGCCTGCCTCCTACGAGGACTAGGCCAGGCATACTGGCGTGTTCGTTTATTTTGGAGGAAACATCTCATCAGCTCTTGGTTCAAAACAGCATCATTTTAAATCTGACACGTACGTGAGACACTAACTGATGCATTGGATAAACTTAGTAAAGTTATTTTATAAAAGCTGTTACGGACTAAAATGTAGAGGAGGAGAAACATGTGAAGGGTCCGTTTGGAGTCTGCAAGAAGGGCCTGACCGATTTGGTGCCCAGCGCAGACGTGCTGTGGCATCAAACGCCAAGAGGTGCTTCGATTACTCAGTGACCTTGCACATCAGTATCCACTCCTTGGCAAATCCGCCTGCTCTGTGTCTGTCTGCTTCGGTCCCAGCCATGGTACGCCCTTAACCCATCTGAGTTGCTGCAGCATGTGGCTGGCCCGCACGTAGCTGTGACAGCTTCCGGGTAATATCTGGGTTTCTGTGTAATGTCTGTTTTGATGGCCAGgatctgttttttcattttttccagtcTCCTCCCCCACAGTCGGCAAGCCCTACAAATGCAACTACTGCGGCCGGAGCTACAAGCAGCAGAGCACGCTGGAGGAGCACAAGGAGCGCTGCCACAGCTATCTGCAGAGTCTGAACACTGAACCGCGGCCGCTGGCCGGCCAGCCAGGTCAGTACGTTGTCCAGTAACCGGCGAGTGACTAGCTAGTCCCAGGCACCCGCTGGGACAtctagtgcttagagcaggggaGAGAGTCAGGACTTCTAGCTTCTCTTCCTGGCTGTAGAAGGGCATGTGGCCTAGCGGTTAGAGTAGAAAATGGGGAGTGTGGACTCcggggttctgttcccagctccaccactgactctaGATTAGGAACCATTGGGACACGTCACCTCCCATTTCTTTAATGGGATAATGGCTCTTGGAAGCAGGAGGGCGTAATTAATTGAggtttatttaaatcaaaatgctCTAGGGACCCTGGGATGGACAGTGCTACGCGTGCACAAATTCTTAATATTGCGGCCCAAGTAAGTGCAAAGTATTCCCTCGTTATGAACATCCCCTTGCCCAGAGCCTGTCATTTGGTGAAGTTGATCGTTTGGAGCATAACCTTACATCCTTTTATAAATAATTCTATTAGGAGAAAACACCTTAAAGCATTTCCCAGTAACAAACagaactttactgtgcagaaccATGCTCTAGCCTCCCTTTGcatcaggggatggatcactcgatgattaccctggtctgctcattccctctgaggcacctggcattggccactgttggaagacaggacactgggctagacagaccattgctctgacccagtgtggcccttcCTGGGCTCTGTTACAGCAGATGCTCAGTAAGCAAAGAATTGAACCTTACAAAGCAGGAGTCTTGCGAACGACTGGAAAATCTCCAAATTGATCCACACCAAACTAACAGCCTCCAGCAGTGTGTAAAGCACCTCCAGCTCCCAGAATGGCCCCTCCGTGGTCAGGAGATCATTCTGCATCCAGACCACGTTGGGCCAAAACAGAATCTGTGCACGTCTTCCTTTGCACACCAGTTCCCCATACGCCAACCTGCCCCACGGGACAGGCCTGGCGTTGTGGGTGTGTCTCTCACACGCTTTTCTGTGCGTCTCCATCAGCTCTGTGGAACTGAAACTTGTGCTCAGCTCGTATGAGCGGGCTAGTTTCAACATCTGCACCTTGGTTCAAAGGAAAAGTCAACCCTAAAGATCATAAAGACCCGCCCTGCTAGCGAAGTCTAACCTGGCTGACGGGCTGTCGAAGGGGGGCAGCCAGCTTATGGTGAAGCTTTCTTTTTGCAGATCTCCAGGACCTGCTCCGTGGCTCTCCCCAGCCAGGGCAGGGTAATCCCCTGGAGAGAGGGCAGATCTGATGCTGCACTGAATGTTAGCTACAAGGCCAGTTTGTCTGAGATTCTATCAGCCTCTTTGTAGTTCCAATTTTCTGTACCATCGTTATTGTTCCTAGGCTGCCAGAGACATAGGTGGTACTTCACAGCTACAGGAAGGGCAGGGCTCTGCTGAGGCCTTTACAATCCAAATTAAACACAACACCAAGGGTCAGTCGGATGCCACATTGGGACCCGGCACTCTGGGGAGGCCAGGCAGGGAAGGCAAGTTGAGGAGCAGCACATGCCCTTTCTTCCCCAACAGCCTGCAGCCACCCGTGCTGTCGGAGCACTGTCCACGTACACTCGGGGGGCAGTAGCAGGGCTCCGGCTCTTTGCCCAGAAAGCCCTGCTTGGGAGTGGGTCTCCCTGCGGGGCAAGGGGGGAGTTGTAGAACCAAGTGCCATGCCAGTCCGGTGAGGGCGTAGTCAGTAAGTAACGCTTTAACTGGCTCATCTCAGCCCCCGAGTAGCAAAGGTGAGAGAGACAGATTGCCGGCAGGGGTGGAGACGCCTCTCCTGCCACAAAGCCCTTCTCTAGCGCCGTTGCTGGGCAGAGAGTCCCTTCCCCAGAGCGGTTACGGGGCCGCACAGCCGTGGCCAGGCGGGGCAGGCTGCTCAGGCAAAGGAGCGTGTGGTGGGTGGCTGGTGGTGCTGTCAGAGGACTGATCCGTGAAAGAAGTGGGTAAGCGTTTGGCTTGCAGACTGAGCCAGAGGCAGTGGATAAAAAGAGAGGTGTGACCATGTGCCCCACTCTTCAGCTGCCCTGCCTTCAGCTTGGGGAGTGGAAGCGACCTCCCCGGTCCTGTTCACCCCTCCCGCATCGGGTATTGGCTGAGTGGGTTTCCTTTGTCTTGGCAGGCGATGAGATGCGAGACCTGGAGATGGTGCCGGATTCTCTGCTTCACCCCTCGTCCGATCGGCCGACGTTTATCGACCGGCTGGCGAACAGCCTCACCAAACGGAAACGCTCCACACCTCAGAAATTTGTGGGTAAGGGGCTCCCCTTTGCTTCCCGGGAAGAGCAGAGGGAGAGGTGAGGGTGGGTTGGCAGCAGTTCCTTGGCCCTACGTGTAGGAACTGACCGCTTCTACGGGGCCCCCTCTGAATGAGCTTACGGCCCTGTACATACAAATGCCACTGACCTTACCCAGCGCCTTTCATCCTGCAGGCCCCCAAAGTCCTGTACAGACAGGGAtccttccacccccctccccccgaaatgCAGCCCCCTCGGGGGTGGGGCAACATGGCACCTGTTCTGCACTGGGACCACAGCGGTGTTCAGAAGGGGGCAGCGTAGAACCATTCCTCCATTCGAAACTGCCGGGGGCGtttgggaggagggggtgcaaTTCCAAGGGCTGACCAGGGACCTTCACTGGGAAGCCTGTGCCCCCCAGCAGCACTGGACCACGCTGAGACGCTGCAGTCAGCGTGTgtgcacaacagggccctgatcatactgtaaaagcggagagcaccccctgctgagccacccttccctccacacaccgctccccctggccccatcctggggcaggagggttggTACTGATCCAGAGGGAGGAGTACTAGTCACTGCCAAGGCCCAGGCCCGCGTGAGTTGCAGTGTGAAGGGATCACAGGTTGAGCCATGCAGAGCGGAGCTCGTCTCTAGACGAAGACCCTCTGCAGAGTGTGTGGGGCTTGCCCTGGGTTCTGACCCCTTGCTCCTTGCCCCCAGGGGAGAAGCAGATGCGGTTCAACCTCTCCGACCTCCCCTTCGATGTGAACTCCAGCTTCGAGAAGGATGTGGAGCTGGTGGCCGCCCACCACCCCATCGACCCCAGTTACGGCAGCTCGCTGTCGTTTGTTGGGGCCGAGCACCTCCGCCCCCTCCGCCTCCCCTCCACAAACTGCATCTCGGAGATCACACCTGTAATCAGCTCCGTCTACACCCAGATCCAGCCCATCCCGGGCCGGCTGGAAATCCCGGGGAGCCGAGAAGCTGCTGAAGGCCACGAGGACATTCCTGAGGGGGCGCAGATTGTGTACCGGGGGCGCGACCAGGGCGTGTCACCCAGCAACGGCTGCCAGGATTCCACAGACACTGAGAGCAACCACGAAGAGAGGACCTCGCAGCTGCCGGTGGGGAACTGCACCAGCAGTCGGCAGAGCCCAGCCTATGCCAAAGAGGACCCCAAGCTGCAGGAGGGCACCCCTGCTGCCCGAGCAACACCCAGCTCAGCCAAAGACATCCTGCGTGTGGTGAACGAGGAGGGGGAGCAGGTGAAAGCCTTCAAGTGCGAGCACTGCCGGATCCTCTTCCTGGACCACGTGATGTTCACCATCCACATGGGCTGCCATGGCTTCAGAGACCCTTTCGAGTGCAACATCTGTGGCTACCACAGCCAGGATCGGTACGAATTCTCCTCCCATATAGTGCGGGGGGAGCACAAAGTGTAGGCTAACTCAATCCTGCCCCTTCGCCCTGATCTCCCCATGACTCCTCCCCCTGGCTCTagctccgccccctcccattGGGCATGGACCTGTTTTTCTTTTATACTCCTTTGCACTGACTTTGgctacaaaatatttaaaaaaaaaatcacgaggGGAGCTCTTAACGATTTGCCTTTTTATAAACGgagttatttaaatattgttaacGGATTTTTTACATTCTTTGTGCTTTTCCTGGTTCTCCCTTAGTTATTTATTaagctttttatttctttataactCTCTCCCTAAAGCTCTTTGAATTTTTGTCAGAGACTTGATCTACTTCTCTCTCTGCCGGGAGGAGCACATAAACCTCAAGCACACGTCGACGTAACACGCACACGCGTGCACACGCGTCTTACAGTTTAAGCCTCTCGCCCCCGCCCCTTCCTTCTAACTCTTTTCAGTTTCAGTCCTGGCCACCGTCGGGCGACGAGAATCTCAGAGTCAGTGCTAAAGTCAAGAGAACTCCCCTGGCCAGGAAAGCCACGAGCGAGCCACAGGGGTCCGTAGGGTGACCGTGCCCCAAGCTTTAATGGGTGATATCTCTGTGGCATGAAACTGCCTGGAACGCAGAATAGTGCACTCTGTCCCCAAGGCGGCTGTTCGACAGCTTCGTGGTGAAGTCTCCTGTAGGCAGCCATCACAGTGCCACCTGTTTGAAGGAAGGTGGAGCTGAGCAGGACGTTTGCCAGGGCTGCGACGCTCGTGGCTTTTAAGTACAAACTCGGTCTCAGATCAGAGGTAGGAGGGTAAAGACTTGGACGGTCTGGGTGGGATCCAGCTGTGCCTGTGATGAGATGAAAGTACGTTAGCCGGGAGGATAGCAAGCGTCTTTGAGTGGCGGCTTTGTTCTCCCCTGCTGGGATCTACTGGCGTGGTCAGCCCACTCCGCTCCCAGAGAGCTGAGGAGAAACTGGCTGAATTACTTCTTCCTTGTCACACCTGTGTCTTGAATAGCCTTGTAAGTGTGAGTACGAAACAGGTATAGGCCTCCGTCCTGGATTGGGCACCTGTCACTGACCCCCGCTCCCCCAAAGCACTTTGCTTCCTTTAGCAAGCATAGCAATGACCCCTCCGTCTGCTGAGCACTGGAGACCTGGACCTGATCCCAGGAGGACTTTGGTGGTGTCACCTAGTGAACTGTTGTCAGGGTCAGGCAGGGGACAGTATCCAGGGAAGGAAGGTCGGTCGCTAAACGGGTCAGCCCCTAGGAACCCTAATCCCGTCGCTTCATTCTGTGCTGCATGGTTGAAGTTTCTTCCTTTTCAGCAGCTTTCCCCAGGGGTCACTGTTGGGCACTT is a genomic window containing:
- the IKZF4 gene encoding zinc finger protein Eos isoform X6 yields the protein MEGHGRGCSAGPGRWPGLWRSPQTAKYLKDGYRRLQWTLLHIWNLLFLEGSGDSSLEKEFSSAIVGPTVSTPNSQHSSPSRSLSANSIKVEMYSDEEASRLLSQDDRLIEKEDSVIVEDSLSEPLGYCDGTGQEPHSPGGIRLPNGKLKCDICGMVCIGPNVLMVHKRSHTGERPFHCNQCGASFTQKGNLLRHIKLHSGEKPFKCPFCNYACRRRDALTGHLRTHSVSSPTVGKPYKCNYCGRSYKQQSTLEEHKERCHSYLQSLNTEPRPLAGQPGDEMRDLEMVPDSLLHPSSDRPTFIDRLANSLTKRKRSTPQKFVGEKQMRFNLSDLPFDVNSSFEKDVELVAAHHPIDPSYGSSLSFVGAEHLRPLRLPSTNCISEITPVISSVYTQIQPIPGRLEIPGSREAAEGHEDIPEGAQIVYRGRDQGVSPSNGCQDSTDTESNHEERTSQLPVGNCTSSRQSPAYAKEDPKLQEGTPAARATPSSAKDILRVVNEEGEQVKAFKCEHCRILFLDHVMFTIHMGCHGFRDPFECNICGYHSQDRYEFSSHIVRGEHKV
- the IKZF4 gene encoding zinc finger protein Eos isoform X2 → MRSARGCPRLSPGSGTGSGSGRGGGPGPSSGEAAADGAAAAEPLSPPVPTPQRPGRGAPPRSPPSAKYLKDGYRRLQWTLLHIWNLLFLEGSGDSSLEKEFSSAIVGPTVSTPNSQHSSPSRSLSANSIKVEMYSDEEASRLLSQDDRLIEKEDSVIVEDSLSEPLGYCDGTGQEPHSPGGIRLPNGKLKCDICGMVCIGPNVLMVHKRSHTGERPFHCNQCGASFTQKGNLLRHIKLHSGEKPFKCPFCNYACRRRDALTGHLRTHSVSSPTVGKPYKCNYCGRSYKQQSTLEEHKERCHSYLQSLNTEPRPLAGQPGDEMRDLEMVPDSLLHPSSDRPTFIDRLANSLTKRKRSTPQKFVGEKQMRFNLSDLPFDVNSSFEKDVELVAAHHPIDPSYGSSLSFVGAEHLRPLRLPSTNCISEITPVISSVYTQIQPIPGRLEIPGSREAAEGHEDIPEGAQIVYRGRDQGVSPSNGCQDSTDTESNHEERTSQLPVGNCTSSRQSPAYAKEDPKLQEGTPAARATPSSAKDILRVVNEEGEQVKAFKCEHCRILFLDHVMFTIHMGCHGFRDPFECNICGYHSQDRYEFSSHIVRGEHKV
- the IKZF4 gene encoding zinc finger protein Eos isoform X4, with protein sequence MRSARGCPRLSPGSGTGSGSGRGGGPGPSSGEAAADGAAAAEPLSPPVPTPQRPGRGAPPRSPPSGSGDSSLEKEFSSAIVGPTVSTPNSQHSSPSRSLSANSIKVEMYSDEEASRLLSQDDRLIEKEDSVIVEDSLSEPLGYCDGTGQEPHSPGGIRLPNGKLKCDICGMVCIGPNVLMVHKRSHTGERPFHCNQCGASFTQKGNLLRHIKLHSGEKPFKCPFCNYACRRRDALTGHLRTHSVSSPTVGKPYKCNYCGRSYKQQSTLEEHKERCHSYLQSLNTEPRPLAGQPGDEMRDLEMVPDSLLHPSSDRPTFIDRLANSLTKRKRSTPQKFVGEKQMRFNLSDLPFDVNSSFEKDVELVAAHHPIDPSYGSSLSFVGAEHLRPLRLPSTNCISEITPVISSVYTQIQPIPGRLEIPGSREAAEGHEDIPEGAQIVYRGRDQGVSPSNGCQDSTDTESNHEERTSQLPVGNCTSSRQSPAYAKEDPKLQEGTPAARATPSSAKDILRVVNEEGEQVKAFKCEHCRILFLDHVMFTIHMGCHGFRDPFECNICGYHSQDRYEFSSHIVRGEHKV
- the IKZF4 gene encoding zinc finger protein Eos isoform X10 — its product is MGAGLAEMLLLRPIMRGPWGLQRTPRLAAVAWRSHPQVCTPSRTYGTWRAGDGSQRWKVMAVGALLGLGAGLAYGDHRRQQSTLKMDIEDCNGRSYISGSGDSSLEKEFSSAIVGPTVSTPNSQHSSPSRSLSANSIKVEMYSDEEASRLLSQDDRLIEKEDSVIVEDSLSEPLGYCDGTGQEPHSPGGIRLPNGKLKCDICGMVCIGPNVLMVHKRSHTGERPFHCNQCGASFTQKGNLLRHIKLHSGEKPFKCPFCNYACRRRDALTGHLRTHSVSSPTVGKPYKCNYCGRSYKQQSTLEEHKERCHSYLQSLNTEPRPLAGQPGDEMRDLEMVPDSLLHPSSDRPTFIDRLANSLTKRKRSTPQKFVGEKQMRFNLSDLPFDVNSSFEKDVELVAAHHPIDPSYGSSLSFVGAEHLRPLRLPSTNCISEITPVISSVYTQIQPIPGRLEIPGSREAAEGHEDIPEGAQIVYRGRDQGVSPSNGCQDSTDTESNHEERTSQLPVGNCTSSRQSPAYAKEDPKLQEGTPAARATPSSAKDILRVVNEEGEQVKAFKCEHCRILFLDHVMFTIHMGCHGFRDPFECNICGYHSQDRYEFSSHIVRGEHKV
- the IKZF4 gene encoding zinc finger protein Eos isoform X1, with the protein product MLLLRPIMRGPWGLQRTPRLAAVAWRSHPQVCTPSRTYGTWRAGDGSQRWKVMAVGALLGLGAGLAYGDHRRQQSTLKMDIEDCNGRSYISGSGDSSLEKEFSSAIVGPTVSTPNSQHSSPSRSLSANSIKVEMYSDEEASRLLSQDDRLIEKEDSVIVEDSLSEPLGYCDGTGQEPHSPGGIRLPNGKLKCDICGMVCIGPNVLMVHKRSHTGERPFHCNQCGASFTQKGNLLRHIKLHSGEKPFKCPFCNYACRRRDALTGHLRTHSVSSPTVGKPYKCNYCGRSYKQQSTLEEHKERCHSYLQSLNTEPRPLAGQPGDEMRDLEMVPDSLLHPSSDRPTFIDRLANSLTKRKRSTPQKFVGEKQMRFNLSDLPFDVNSSFEKDVELVAAHHPIDPSYGSSLSFVGAEHLRPLRLPSTNCISEITPVISSVYTQIQPIPGRLEIPGSREAAEGHEDIPEGAQIVYRGRDQGVSPSNGCQDSTDTESNHEERTSQLPVGNCTSSRQSPAYAKEDPKLQEGTPAARATPSSAKDILRVVNEEGEQVKAFKCEHCRILFLDHVMFTIHMGCHGFRDPFECNICGYHSQDRYEFSSHIVRGEHKV
- the IKZF4 gene encoding zinc finger protein Eos isoform X8 gives rise to the protein MDIEDCNGRSYISGSGDSSLEKEFSSAIVGPTVSTPNSQHSSPSRSLSANSIKVEMYSDEEASRLLSQDDRLIEKEDSVIVEDSLSEPLGYCDGTGQEPHSPGGIRLPNGKLKCDICGMVCIGPNVLMVHKRSHTGERPFHCNQCGASFTQKGNLLRHIKLHSGEKPFKCPFCNYACRRRDALTGHLRTHSVSSPTVGKPYKCNYCGRSYKQQSTLEEHKERCHSYLQSLNTEPRPLAGQPGDEMRDLEMVPDSLLHPSSDRPTFIDRLANSLTKRKRSTPQKFVGEKQMRFNLSDLPFDVNSSFEKDVELVAAHHPIDPSYGSSLSFVGAEHLRPLRLPSTNCISEITPVISSVYTQIQPIPGRLEIPGSREAAEGHEDIPEGAQIVYRGRDQGVSPSNGCQDSTDTESNHEERTSQLPVGNCTSSRQSPAYAKEDPKLQEGTPAARATPSSAKDILRVVNEEGEQVKAFKCEHCRILFLDHVMFTIHMGCHGFRDPFECNICGYHSQDRYEFSSHIVRGEHKV
- the IKZF4 gene encoding zinc finger protein Eos isoform X5; the encoded protein is MLLLRPIMRGPWGLQRTPRLAAVAWRSHPQVCTPSRTYGTWRAGDGSQRWKVMAVGALLGLGAGLAYGDHRRQQSTLKMDIEDCNGRSYISANSIKVEMYSDEEASRLLSQDDRLIEKEDSVIVEDSLSEPLGYCDGTGQEPHSPGGIRLPNGKLKCDICGMVCIGPNVLMVHKRSHTGERPFHCNQCGASFTQKGNLLRHIKLHSGEKPFKCPFCNYACRRRDALTGHLRTHSVSSPTVGKPYKCNYCGRSYKQQSTLEEHKERCHSYLQSLNTEPRPLAGQPGDEMRDLEMVPDSLLHPSSDRPTFIDRLANSLTKRKRSTPQKFVGEKQMRFNLSDLPFDVNSSFEKDVELVAAHHPIDPSYGSSLSFVGAEHLRPLRLPSTNCISEITPVISSVYTQIQPIPGRLEIPGSREAAEGHEDIPEGAQIVYRGRDQGVSPSNGCQDSTDTESNHEERTSQLPVGNCTSSRQSPAYAKEDPKLQEGTPAARATPSSAKDILRVVNEEGEQVKAFKCEHCRILFLDHVMFTIHMGCHGFRDPFECNICGYHSQDRYEFSSHIVRGEHKV
- the IKZF4 gene encoding zinc finger protein Eos isoform X9, whose translation is MYSDEEASRLLSQDDRLIEKEDSVIVEDSLSEPLGYCDGTGQEPHSPGGIRLPNGKLKCDICGMVCIGPNVLMVHKRSHTGERPFHCNQCGASFTQKGNLLRHIKLHSGEKPFKCPFCNYACRRRDALTGHLRTHSVSSPTVGKPYKCNYCGRSYKQQSTLEEHKERCHSYLQSLNTEPRPLAGQPGDEMRDLEMVPDSLLHPSSDRPTFIDRLANSLTKRKRSTPQKFVGEKQMRFNLSDLPFDVNSSFEKDVELVAAHHPIDPSYGSSLSFVGAEHLRPLRLPSTNCISEITPVISSVYTQIQPIPGRLEIPGSREAAEGHEDIPEGAQIVYRGRDQGVSPSNGCQDSTDTESNHEERTSQLPVGNCTSSRQSPAYAKEDPKLQEGTPAARATPSSAKDILRVVNEEGEQVKAFKCEHCRILFLDHVMFTIHMGCHGFRDPFECNICGYHSQDRYEFSSHIVRGEHKV
- the IKZF4 gene encoding zinc finger protein Eos isoform X3 → MLLLRPIMRGPWGLQRTPRLAAVAWRSHPQVCTPSRTYGTWRAGDGSQRWKVMAVGALLGLGAGLAYGDHRRQQSTLKMDIEDCNGRSYISGSGDSSLEKEFSSAIVGPTVSTPNSQHSSPSRSLSANSIKVEMYSDEEASRLLSQDDRLIEKEDSVIVEDSLSEPLGYCDGTGQEPHSPGGIRLPNGKLKCDICGMVCIGPNVLMVHKRSHTGERPFHCNQCGASFTQKGNLLRHIKLHSGEKPFKCPFCNYACRRRDALTGHLRTHSVGKPYKCNYCGRSYKQQSTLEEHKERCHSYLQSLNTEPRPLAGQPGDEMRDLEMVPDSLLHPSSDRPTFIDRLANSLTKRKRSTPQKFVGEKQMRFNLSDLPFDVNSSFEKDVELVAAHHPIDPSYGSSLSFVGAEHLRPLRLPSTNCISEITPVISSVYTQIQPIPGRLEIPGSREAAEGHEDIPEGAQIVYRGRDQGVSPSNGCQDSTDTESNHEERTSQLPVGNCTSSRQSPAYAKEDPKLQEGTPAARATPSSAKDILRVVNEEGEQVKAFKCEHCRILFLDHVMFTIHMGCHGFRDPFECNICGYHSQDRYEFSSHIVRGEHKV